The nucleotide window GTCATCGCCATCACCGTGCTGTTACTAGCGCTAGAGCGCATCGCCCACGTCGGCATTTTCGACCCGGCCCTCGGCGGCGACCCTGTGCTGTTCCAGCACCTCTTCTGGTTCTACTCGCACCCGGCGGTCTACATCATGATCCTGCCGGCGATGGGGGTGATCTCCGAGCTGATCGCCAACATGGCGCGCAAGAACATCTTCGGCTACAAGTTCGTGGCCTTCTCATCGATTGCCATCGCGGTCTTCGGCTTCCTGGTCTGGGGGCATCACCTCTTCACCTCGACGCAATCGATCTACGCCGGCATGGTCTTTTCGATCCTCAGCTACGCGGTCGCCATTCCGTCAGCGATCAAAGTCTTCAACTGGACGGCGACCCTTTATAGAGGGTCAATCTCGTACGACACACCGATGTTGTATGCCTTCGGCTTCATCGGCTTCTTCATCATCGGCGGCATGACGGGGCTGTTTCTGGCGGCGCTCGGCCTCGACATTCACATGCACGACACTTACTTCGTGGTCGCGCACTTCCACTACATCATGGTGGGCGGGGCGGTGATGGGCTACCTCGGTGGCATGCACTTCTGGTGGCCGAAGATCACGGGCCGCCTGTACCCGGAAGGCTGGGCGCGGTTCGGGGCGCTGGTGGTCTTCGTCGGTTTCAACCTGACCTTCTTCCCGCAGTTCCTGCTCGGCTACATGGGCATGCCGCGCCGTTATCACGCCTACCCGGATCATTTTCAAGTGCTGAACGTGATGAGCACCGCCGGCGCGTCAGTCCTGGGCGTGGGCTATCTGATCCCGATGATCTACCTGGCGTGGTCATTGAAGTACGGCCCGAAAGCGCCGGCGAATCCCTGGGGGGCGGTCGGCTTGGAGTGGACGACGCCATCGCCGCCGCCGACCGAAAACTTCTACCAGACGCCGGTGGTGACCTGGGACGCTTACGAGTTCCGCCCGATTGAAGAAGCCGAAGTCGTCGGCGCGACGCGGCCCGACGAGCCCCTCGGCTAGACGGGCGCAAGACGGCTGCGGCTGGCTTGAACGTCAGCCGCACAACGGAAGCAAGGGAAGCCAATTTGACGCAGGGGGAATTGAACTTTGGCTGATAGTCATGTAACAACGCACTATGGGCTGGCGCACCACTTTGACAACATGGAGCAGCAGAAGGAGGCCGGCTCGCTGGGGATGTGGACGTTTCTGATCACCGAAATCATGTTCTTCGGCGGCATGTTTTTGGCCTACATCCTCTACCGCGGCAAGTATGGGAATGATTTCGCCATCGCCAGCTCGCACTTGAACTGGAGGCTCGGCGGCGTCAACACCATCGTGCTGATCGTCAGCTCCCTGACCATGGCCATGGCGGTCTACTTCTCGCAGAAAGGCAACAAGAAGTGGTTGCTGATCTGTCTGGTGCTGACCATGATGTTCGGCGCGACCTTCCTGGTCGTCAAGGCGTTCGAGTACCACGAGAAGTACGTCACCCACCACATCCCTCTGCGCGACTTCTGGAGCTGGACAGAGCCCAACGGCGAGGCGCTGCCGGGCGATTCGGGCCACGTGCAGATGTTCTACTGGCTCTATTTTGCGATGACCGGCGTGCATGCGCTGCACATGGTGGTCGGCTTAGGGATCATGGCGGTGATCTTCTGGATGGCGATGCGCAACCGCTTCACCCCGGAGTATCATTCGCCTGTAGAAATCAGTGGCCTCTACTGGCACTTCGTTGACATCGTCTGGATATTCCTTTTCCCGCTGCTCTATTTGCTGGGCGCGCACCTGACGCATTGAGAGGGAGGTTATGTCGGAACACGTCGTTACACCGAAAGTCTATGTCTCGGTCTTTCTGGCGCTGATGGTGCTGACGGTGCTGACCGTCATCGTCGCCTACTTTGATCTGCATCGTTTAAACGTCATCATCGCGCTCGGCATCGCGATCATCAAGGCGTCGCTCGTCGTCCTGTTCTTTATGCACGTGCGTTGGAGCTCGACGCTCACCAAGGTCTTCGTCGTCGCAGGCTTGTTCTGGCTGGTGATTATGGTATCGCTGACGCTGGCCGATTACCTGACGCGGCCTTCGTGGAGCCCGAGCCTGCCCGGCCCGCAATAGCTCAACCGGCGGTGGCGCCGCCGCAGCTTGAGCCGGCGCCCGCCGTGCAGCCATAGCAGTGGTTGGCGGTATTGATGCGCCGCCCGGCGAGCCCCGCGAGGTCGAAATCCTTAATCGTCCGCGGCGCGCCGTCCGCCAATCTCAGCTCGATCATCTGATTGAAATCGCAATCAAAGAGCCGCCCGTCCCAGCCGACGCTGATCAAATCACGACACATCAAGCCGCTGACCGTCGCCGGGTTAAAGCTCGCGACCAGCTTCTGCATGTAGCGTTCGTAATTCCCTGAGCGCCGCAGGTAATCGAGGAAGCGGCTGATCGGCATGTTGGTGATCGTGTAGAGGCGGTCGAAGGCGATGTCGTAACGCGCCCGCATCTCGCGCTTAAAGTCACGCTCGATGCCCTCTTGATTCGGCGGCAGGAATGCGCCGACAGGGTTATAGACGAGGTTGAGCAACAACCCCGTCCCTTCCATCCCGTAACCGCTTTCGTTCAAGCGGCGCAATGCCGTGATGCTCTTATCGAAGACGCCCGCGCCGCGCTGCGCGTCGGTCTGTTGCGCGAGAAAGTAGGGCAGCGAGGCGATGACTTCGACACGGTTGTCGCGGAAGAATTCCGGCAGGCGCTGTTTGCCTTCGACGAACTGCACGGTCAGGTTGTGGCGCACCATCACATGGGCGCCGGCCCGGCGCGACTGCGTGACGAGATGCTCAAAGTTCGGGTTCAGCTCGGGCGCGCCGCCCGTAATATCAACGGTCGCGATATGGAAGCGGCGCACAGCGTCCAGCACCTGCTCAGCGGTTTCGCGGCTCATGCTCTCTGTGCGGGAAGGCCCGGCGTCTACGTGACAATGCTTGCAGGCTTGATTGCAGACCTTGCCGACGTTGACCTGAAGGGTCGTGGGCCGCGCGGCGCGCAGCTCACCCAGGCCGTGCGCGGCGAGCGTCTCGTCAAAATCTTTAATCGCTAATACGGGCAGATTCACTCCACAGCTCCTCATGTGGGTGCGACGAAGGATTCACATCGAGACCTTATTAACGGCGTTGTGTGCCTGCACGCCGTGGATGAGCGTCGCGCCGCCGCGGATGGCCGAGGCCATGTGAATCGCTTCGGTCATCTGCTCCATGTTCGAGCCGGCTTCGAGACAGGCTTTAGCGTAAGCGTCAATGCAGTAAGGGCACTGCAAGGCGTGGGCGACGGCCAGGCCAATAAGCGCCTTCTCGCGCCGCGACAGCGCCCCGTCCTGCTGCACGGCTTCATACCAGGCCATGAATTTTTCGAACAGGTCAGGCCGGTGTTTGCCGATGTCGCCAAAGCGCTCAAGGTCGTCTTCTTCGTAGTAGTGCATGATTTCTCCTTAAACCGATAAGGCACCCCCGAAGAATCATACAAGGCGGATCATCATAAGCAAAGCAGCGACGGGTGCGACGGAGGTAGTGTTTGAAAGCCGTGCGACCGGACACCCGGTTTGTAGCCTATGCGAACAGATAGCCAATCGAAGCGGGCTCGAAAAGGTGCAAAAAAGGCCGCAAAATCCCGATTTCTTAATTCCCGGGACCTATCTTCGGACATGGCACGGCGATTGAAGTAGTATCCGACGAGTTCGGAAATTGATCGAACACTCACAAGCGTCCACAGACACGCACGCTCGCTTGAATATTACTTATTTTACACTTGACGTGGCGGTGTCAGATGGTTTGTGAGAAAAGAGGGAGCCGTAAGGCTCCCTCTTTTGATTTTAGGCCCTTTGATGATCGCGGCCCGCGAGATTACTTCTCCGCCTTGATGCGCATGCCGTAGAACGAGCGCCAGACGAAGAAGAGCGCCACCAGGAAAAAGACCGCCGCCAGGATGTGGCTGAAGTCCTCGCCCCGTTTCTCGGTCAGGCTGACCGCCAGCTCGACTGCCAGCAGCCCGAACAGCGTCGTGAACTTGATGACAGGATTCAGCGCCACCGACGAGGTGTCCTTGAAGGGATCGCCGACCGTGTCGCCGACCACCGTGGCGTCGTGTAGCGGCGTGCCCTTCGCCTTCAGCTCGACCTCGACGATCTTCTTGGCGTTGTCCCAGGCGCCGCCGGCATTGGCCATAAAGATCGCCTGGTAGAGGCCGAAGATGGCGATTGAGATCAGGTAGCCGATGAAGAAGAACGGCTCGACGAAAGCGAAAGCGAGCGTCGCGAAGAAGACCGTCAGGAAGATGTTGAACATGCCCTTCTGCGCGTACTTCGTGCAGATTTCAACGACCTTCTTCGAGTCTTCGACCGAAGCCTTCTCCGTGTCGAGATTGATGTTGTTCTTGATGTACTCGACCGCGCGGTAAGCCCCGGTCGTCACGGCCTGCATCGACGCGCCCGTGAACCAGTAGATCACCGCGCCGCCCGTGATAAGGCCCAGCAGGAAGGGCGCGTGCAGCATCGAGAGGTTGACCATGTACTCGGTCTTCAGCCCTTCCGTGAGCATCATGATGATCGAGAAGATCATCGTCGTGGCCCCGACCACCGCCGTGCCGATCAGCACGGGCTTGGCCGTCGCCTTAAAGGTGTTGCCCGCGCCGTCGTTCTCTTCGAGCAGGTGCTTGGCGCGCTCGAAGTTCACGCTGATGTTGTAGTCACGGCTTAGCTCTTCCTCGACATTCGGCACCTGCTCAATAAGCGACAGCTCGTAAACCGACTGCGCGTTGTCCGTCACGGGGCCGTACGAGTCGACGGCAATGGTCACCGGACCCATGCCGAGGAAGCCGAAGGCGACGAGACCGAAGGCGAAGACGGCGGGCGCGACCATCAGGGCTTCGAGCCCCTGCGTGCTGAAGGCGAAGGCGATGGCCATCAAGGCGACGATGCTGATGCCGAGCCAGTACGCGCTGAAGTTGCCCGCGACGAGGCCGGACAGGATGTTCAGCGACGGGCCGCCCTCGCGCGACGACGTGACGACTTCCTGCGTGTGGCGCGATTCCGTCGACGTGAAGACCTTCACGAACTCGGGAATGATGGCG belongs to Blastocatellia bacterium and includes:
- a CDS encoding cbb3-type cytochrome c oxidase subunit I, with protein sequence VIAITVLLLALERIAHVGIFDPALGGDPVLFQHLFWFYSHPAVYIMILPAMGVISELIANMARKNIFGYKFVAFSSIAIAVFGFLVWGHHLFTSTQSIYAGMVFSILSYAVAIPSAIKVFNWTATLYRGSISYDTPMLYAFGFIGFFIIGGMTGLFLAALGLDIHMHDTYFVVAHFHYIMVGGAVMGYLGGMHFWWPKITGRLYPEGWARFGALVVFVGFNLTFFPQFLLGYMGMPRRYHAYPDHFQVLNVMSTAGASVLGVGYLIPMIYLAWSLKYGPKAPANPWGAVGLEWTTPSPPPTENFYQTPVVTWDAYEFRPIEEAEVVGATRPDEPLG
- a CDS encoding cytochrome c oxidase subunit 3 family protein, which encodes MADSHVTTHYGLAHHFDNMEQQKEAGSLGMWTFLITEIMFFGGMFLAYILYRGKYGNDFAIASSHLNWRLGGVNTIVLIVSSLTMAMAVYFSQKGNKKWLLICLVLTMMFGATFLVVKAFEYHEKYVTHHIPLRDFWSWTEPNGEALPGDSGHVQMFYWLYFAMTGVHALHMVVGLGIMAVIFWMAMRNRFTPEYHSPVEISGLYWHFVDIVWIFLFPLLYLLGAHLTH
- a CDS encoding cytochrome C oxidase subunit IV family protein; its protein translation is MSEHVVTPKVYVSVFLALMVLTVLTVIVAYFDLHRLNVIIALGIAIIKASLVVLFFMHVRWSSTLTKVFVVAGLFWLVIMVSLTLADYLTRPSWSPSLPGPQ
- the arsS gene encoding arsenosugar biosynthesis radical SAM (seleno)protein ArsS (Some members of this family are selenoproteins.), producing the protein MNLPVLAIKDFDETLAAHGLGELRAARPTTLQVNVGKVCNQACKHCHVDAGPSRTESMSRETAEQVLDAVRRFHIATVDITGGAPELNPNFEHLVTQSRRAGAHVMVRHNLTVQFVEGKQRLPEFFRDNRVEVIASLPYFLAQQTDAQRGAGVFDKSITALRRLNESGYGMEGTGLLLNLVYNPVGAFLPPNQEGIERDFKREMRARYDIAFDRLYTITNMPISRFLDYLRRSGNYERYMQKLVASFNPATVSGLMCRDLISVGWDGRLFDCDFNQMIELRLADGAPRTIKDFDLAGLAGRRINTANHCYGCTAGAGSSCGGATAG
- a CDS encoding arsenosugar biosynthesis-associated peroxidase-like protein translates to MMHYYEEDDLERFGDIGKHRPDLFEKFMAWYEAVQQDGALSRREKALIGLAVAHALQCPYCIDAYAKACLEAGSNMEQMTEAIHMASAIRGGATLIHGVQAHNAVNKVSM
- a CDS encoding sodium/proton-translocating pyrophosphatase — protein: AIIPEFVKVFTSTESRHTQEVVTSSREGGPSLNILSGLVAGNFSAYWLGISIVALMAIAFAFSTQGLEALMVAPAVFAFGLVAFGFLGMGPVTIAVDSYGPVTDNAQSVYELSLIEQVPNVEEELSRDYNISVNFERAKHLLEENDGAGNTFKATAKPVLIGTAVVGATTMIFSIIMMLTEGLKTEYMVNLSMLHAPFLLGLITGGAVIYWFTGASMQAVTTGAYRAVEYIKNNINLDTEKASVEDSKKVVEICTKYAQKGMFNIFLTVFFATLAFAFVEPFFFIGYLISIAIFGLYQAIFMANAGGAWDNAKKIVEVELKAKGTPLHDATVVGDTVGDPFKDTSSVALNPVIKFTTLFGLLAVELAVSLTEKRGEDFSHILAAVFFLVALFFVWRSFYGMRIKAEK